A stretch of DNA from Streptomyces sp. NBC_01197:
CCTGCATCGGGCGGGCGGAGGAGGCCGCCGGGCGGATCAGGCCGGGCGCCGAGCCGGACGAGACCGGCTATGTCCAGCCCGGACTCGTCAATGTGCAGGTGGCCGAGGCGCTGCTCAGGCTGGGTGATCTGCCGGCCGCCAGGGCCCAGGCGGTCGCCGCCGCCGCGGCCCCCGCGCACGACCGGGGCCGGGTCCACCGGCTGGCGGTGCTCGCCCGGATCGAACTGCGGCAGGGGGACGCCGACCGCGGCGTGGCCACCGCGGTCGAAATGGCGGTGCAGGCACGGGGGATGGAGTCGCGCCGGCTCCGGGACCGGCTGCGCGATGTACGCGACGATCTGCGGGGGACCCGGTTCGGCGGTGCCGATGAGGCCGCCGCTCTGATCGAAGGGGCGTTGCGCGTTCCCCTGTGAGCGTGCACCTGCTGCCATATTGCCATCGACCTGTCGGAAGGTGGCAGAACTGTGCAGTGGACGAACATAAGCGAACGAAATGTGTACAAGAACCCCTGGTTCCAGGTGAATCTGGCGGATGTGGCACTCCCGGACGGCACCCGGCTCGACCACTATGTGATCAGGCAGCGGGCCGTCGCGGCGGCGACCGTGGTCAATGAGGCGAACGAGGTGCTGCTGCTCTGGCGCCACCGGTTCATCACGGACAGCTGGGGCTGGGAGCTGGCCGCGGGCGTGGTCGAGGACGGCGAGACGGCCGAGGCGGCGGCGGCCCGCGAGATGGAGGAGGAGACGGGGTGGCGGCCGGGTCCGCTGCGCCATCTGCTCAGCGTCGAACCGTCCAACGGCCTCTCCGACGCCAGGCACCATCTGTACTGGTCGGAGGAGGGGATCCGGACGGGCGGCCCGCAGGACGCGTTCGAGTCCTCGCGCCGTGAGTGGGTGCCGCTGAAGCTGGTGCCGGACATGATCGCGCGTGGCGAGGTCCCGGCGTCCAACACGGCGGCGGGGCTCCTGATGCTGCACCATCTGCGGCTCGGCTAGCCGGGCCGGGCGAAGAGGGGGCGTGCGGGGGCGGCGCGTCCCGTCCCGCACACCCCCTGCTTACGTCGGTATGTCCCTACGTACGGCTCAGTCGTACGGGTAGAAGCCCGAGCCGGTCTTACGGCCCAGCCGTCCCGCGTCGACCATGCGCTGCAGCAGCGGGGGAGCGGCGTACAGCGGCTCCTTGAACTCTGCGTACATCGAGTCCGCGACAGACGCGACGGTGTCGAGACCGATCAGGTCGGCGAGTTTCAGCGGGCCCATCGGGTGGGCGCAGCCCATCTCCATGCCGTTGTCGATGTCCTCGCGGCTCGCGATGCCGGACTCGAACATCCGGATCGCGGAGAGCAGATACGGGATGAGCAGGGCGTTGACCACGAAGCCCGAGCGGTCCTGCGCACGGATCGCGTGCTTGCCGAGTATGCCCTGCACCAGCGCCTCGGAGCGCTTGACCGTCTCTTCGGACGTGGTCAGCGCCGGGATCAGTTCGACGAGCTGCTGCACGGGCGCGGGGTTGAAGAAGTGGATGCCCATGACCTGGTCGGGCCGGGAAGTGGCGACGGCCAGCTTCACCAGCGGGATCGACGAGGTGTTGGAGGCGAGGATCGCGTCCGGCCGGGTCACCACCTGGTCGAGCACCTGGAAGATCTCCGTCTTCACCTGCTCGTTCTCCACGACGGCCTCGATGACGAGGTCGCGGTCGGCGAACTCCCCGAGGTCGGTGGTGAAGCTCAGCCGGCCGAGCGTCGCGTCGCGCTCCTCCTCGGTGATCTTGCCGCGCTCGGCGGCCTTCGAGAGGGAGTTGTGGAGCCGGGTGCGGCCGATTTCCAGAGCCTCGCCAGTGGTCTCGGCAACCATCACCTCAAGGCCGCTGCGGGCGCAGACCTCTGCGATCCCCGCGCCCATCTGGCCACAGCCCACCACTCCGACGCGTTCGATGTCGGTCACATCCAGCCTTTCGCAGATCGTCGCGGGCGAGTACCGCGTGCGGTTCCGGTGCCCGCCCGGCCCTCAGACGTTACCCCCGACCTGCGGGTGGCCGGGGCGCCGGGTTAACCACCGCTCACTTTGCAAATCAGGACTTTTCGTCCTATCTCGTCCTGGAGCGCTGAGTGACCGCGATACAGACGAGGACCGCGACGGCGGCGACGGGAGCGGCCACCGGAAGGTGCTCGCCGAGCAGCAGGACCGACCAGACCAGGGTCAGCAGCGGCTGTGCGAGCTGGAGCTGGCTGGCCCTGGCGACGCCGATCTCGGCCATGCCGCGGTACCAGACAACCAGCCCCAGGAACTGGGAACCTGCCGCCAGCCAGAGCATCCCGGCGATGCTGTGGCCGGTGACGTGTACGGGTTCGAGCGTCAGCGCCACGGCGGCGGCCGGCACGGCGAGCGGCAGGCAGAGGATCAGCGCCCAGCCGATCACCCGCCAGCCGGGCATCTCGCGGGCCAGCCGTCCGCCCTCGGTGTATCCGGCGGCGCAGATCAGCAGAGCGGCGAAGAGATACATGTCACCCGTGGACAGGGCCCCGCCGGACTGCTGCACGGTGAACACGATCACCACGGCTGCCCCGGCCAGGGTCGCGGCCCAGAAGGCGCGGGACGGCCGTGAACCGGTCCGCAGAGCCGAGAAGACGGCCGTGGTGAGCGGCAGCAGCCCCACCACCACGGCGGCGTGCGAGGTCGTGGAGGTCTGCAGGGCGAGCGTGGTCAGCAGCGGGAAGCCCAGGACCACCCCGGCGCCCACCACGGCGAGACCGGCCCAGTGGCGCCGGTCGGGGACGGGAATACGCAGGGTGAGCAGGGCGCCGCCCGCCAGCAGAGCGGCGAGCACGCAGCGTACGGAGACAAGCGACCAGGGACCGAAGCCCTCAAGGCCCCAGGCGGTCGCGGGGAACGTCAGCGAGAAGGAGACGACCCCGAGTCCGGCCAGCAGGGTGCCGTTGCGAGCCGTGTGGCCGGTCCCGCCCACGGTGCTGTCACCTCTGCTGCCGGTGACTGCTATCGATGAATCGTCGGTAGCGCTATTCTGTGCTGTCATGTATGAGCGTAGCAGTGTGACCGAGCTGGTGAAATCCTTGAAAGCGGAGCTCGATCGCTATCCGGTTGATGGAAAGCTGCCGTCGAGCCGGGCCATGGTCGAGGCCTACCGGGTCAGCCCGGTGACCGTCTCCAGGGCGCTCGCCCAGCTCGCCGCCGAGGGCCTCGTCGTGACCCGCCCGGGCGCCGGAGCGTTCCGGGCGCGGCCCCGTGAGGACACCCCCGCCCCCGGCGACACCTCCTGGCAGGAGATCGCGCTCAGCGCCGACGGGGCCACCGACGCCGCTCCCCGCGCGGTGGACGCGTCCGGGGTGCTGGTCACGCTCGCCGCGCCACCGCCGGGCGTCATCGAGTTCAACGGCGGCTATCTGCACGCCTCGCTCCAGCCTGAGCAGGCGATGGCCGCCGCCCTCGCCAGGGCGGGCCGCAGGCCCGGGGCGTGGGGGCGGCCCCCCGTCGACGGGATTCCCGAGCTGCGCGAGTGGTTCGCACGGGGGATCGGCGGACCGGTCACCGCGGCCGACATCCTGGTCACCGCGGGCGGCCAGAGCGCCATCAGCACCGCCCTGCGCGCGCTCGCCCCGCCCGGCGCCTCCGTACTCGTCGAATCCCCGACCTATCCGGGGATGCTGGCTGTCGCCCGCGCGGCCGGGCTGCGGCCGGTGCCGGTCCCGGTGGATCCTGACGGCGTACGCCCCGGACTGCTCGCCGACGCGTTCCGCGCCACCGGGTCCCGGGTCTTCGTCTGCCAGCCGCTCTTCCAGAACCCGACCGGTGCGGTCCTCAGCGACGCCCGCCGCCCGGAGGTGCTGCGCATCGCCCGGGAGGCCGGGGCGTTCGTCATCGAGGACGACTTCGTCCGCAGGCTCGTCCACGAGGACGCGGGGCCCCTGCCGAGACCGCTGGCCACCGACGACCACGACGGTGTGGTCGTCCATGTCTGCTCGCTCACCAAGGCGACCTCGCCCAGTCTGCGGGTGGGGGTGCTGGCCGCACGCGGCCCGGTGTTCGAACGGCTGCGCTCGATCCAGGTCGTCGACAGCTTCTTCGTCCCGCGGCCGATCCAGGAGGCCACCGTCGAGCTGGTCGGATCGCCTGCGTGGAACCGCCATCTGCGGTCCGTCTCGGGGCAGTTGAAGGGCCGCAGAGACACACTCACCGCGGCGCTCCGCAGCAGTCTTCCCGAACTGGACCTCCCGTACATCCCCAGCGGTGGCTACCACCTCTGGCTGCGGCTGCCCGACGGCACGGACGAGGCTGCGGTGGTCTCCGCGGCTCTCCGCGCGGGCGTCGCCATCGCACCGGGCCGCCCGTACTTCTCCGCCGAACCGCCCGCTCCGCATCTACGGCTGAGTTTCGCCGGGGTGGCGGGGCGGGGCGAGATCGCCGAAGGGGTACGGAGATTGCGTACGGCGTGCGACGAGGTGCTCGGCTGAGGTGCCCGGTCGAGGTGCCCGGCTGAGGGGGCGCGGGGTACGCCGCTCCCCGCTCCCGGGTGCCGGTTTGCCGCCGCCTCTTGACCCGTCGGGGTTTCGGTCGCACGATCGCGGCCATGAGCGTTCGCGTCACGCTGGTCGCCGCCGCACGCAGTTCCTCCCGGCTCGCCGAGCGCTTCGACGACGACCGGCCTCTCGACCGCGCCGGCTGGCACGAGGTGCAGCTCTCGGCGAGCTTCCTCGTCCCGCTGGCCGCCGCCGAGCTGCGCTACTGCTCGCCCACCGCCCGCAGCCGCGCCACCGGCGACGCCCTCGGCTTCGCGCCGCTGCTCCAACCCGCCCTCAGCGACTGCGACATGGGGCGGTGGCGCGGGCTTACCCTGGCGGAGGTGACGGCACGCGAACCGGCAGCCGTCGACGTCTGGCTCTCCGACCCGCGTTCGGCCCCGCACGGCGGGGAGTCACTGATGGGCTTCATCTCGCGGATAGGGAACTGGCTGGAGACCCGGCCCCCGTGCGACGGCTCCATCGTCGCGGTCGCCGAACCGTCCGTCGTCCGGGCCGCCCTGGTCTACGCGCTCCGGGCGCCGCCGTCGACGTACTGGAACGTCGACGTGCCTCCGCTCTCCACGGCGACCCTCACCGGTCTGCCGGGGCGCTGGAGCCTGCGTCTGGAGACAGCTGCCCGCTGACCCGAAGCCGGTCCCGGTGATCCGGCAGGGGCCTTTCCTGTCAGCACCTCTCCTGTCAGGACCTCTCCTGTCACGGCAGCGGCCGCGGTGTCCGGTCGGCGTGTGCCGCGCGAGGAGATTCAGGGGCTGGTCGCCGCGGCGCTGCGGCAGGGCTGCGCGTCCGGACCGGGCCGGGGGTGAACCGGCCGCTCCCGTGTGCCGTCGCCTCAGCCGGCCGGCGCGGTCTGCCGGTCGAGCTGTTCGAGGACCAGGGGCCAGGCGTCGGCGGTGCGCTCGCAGGACTCCTCGTCGGCGAAGCCCGCATGGGTGAGCGTCAGCAGCGTCCCGTCCCCCTCCGGTGCGAGTTCGACGGTGACCACGGTTTCGGCGCCCTCGGTGCCGCCCGCACCCGTGACCCAGGTGACCTCGACGAGGCGGTCCCGCTCCAGCCGCAGGAACCGGCCGTAGTGCGGGTGCCGGACAACCGGGCCGCCCGGCTCGGGCGCGTACTCCGTCTCGAAGAAGAACGGCGCGCCCTCCTCGGGTGTCATCCGTACCGAACCGGGGGCCGCGAACCACTGGTCGAACCGTTCGGTCCAGGCCAGATAGAGGACCCCGGGGGCGGCGCCCATAGGGTGTCCGGTCGTCAGCCGGAAGGGCCTGGATGTCAGATCCGGACTGCGGAACGGTTCCTTGGACATGGCCGAACGCCTCTTTCCACGGCTGGTTTCCACGGCTGGACAACAGGGCGGTCGTCCCCATCGGATCACATGCGCGCGCCCGGTGCCCCG
This window harbors:
- a CDS encoding histidine phosphatase family protein, translating into MSVRVTLVAAARSSSRLAERFDDDRPLDRAGWHEVQLSASFLVPLAAAELRYCSPTARSRATGDALGFAPLLQPALSDCDMGRWRGLTLAEVTAREPAAVDVWLSDPRSAPHGGESLMGFISRIGNWLETRPPCDGSIVAVAEPSVVRAALVYALRAPPSTYWNVDVPPLSTATLTGLPGRWSLRLETAAR
- a CDS encoding 3-hydroxybutyryl-CoA dehydrogenase, translated to MTDIERVGVVGCGQMGAGIAEVCARSGLEVMVAETTGEALEIGRTRLHNSLSKAAERGKITEEERDATLGRLSFTTDLGEFADRDLVIEAVVENEQVKTEIFQVLDQVVTRPDAILASNTSSIPLVKLAVATSRPDQVMGIHFFNPAPVQQLVELIPALTTSEETVKRSEALVQGILGKHAIRAQDRSGFVVNALLIPYLLSAIRMFESGIASREDIDNGMEMGCAHPMGPLKLADLIGLDTVASVADSMYAEFKEPLYAAPPLLQRMVDAGRLGRKTGSGFYPYD
- a CDS encoding DMT family transporter, translating into MTAQNSATDDSSIAVTGSRGDSTVGGTGHTARNGTLLAGLGVVSFSLTFPATAWGLEGFGPWSLVSVRCVLAALLAGGALLTLRIPVPDRRHWAGLAVVGAGVVLGFPLLTTLALQTSTTSHAAVVVGLLPLTTAVFSALRTGSRPSRAFWAATLAGAAVVIVFTVQQSGGALSTGDMYLFAALLICAAGYTEGGRLAREMPGWRVIGWALILCLPLAVPAAAVALTLEPVHVTGHSIAGMLWLAAGSQFLGLVVWYRGMAEIGVARASQLQLAQPLLTLVWSVLLLGEHLPVAAPVAAVAVLVCIAVTQRSRTR
- a CDS encoding SRPBCC family protein, which produces MSKEPFRSPDLTSRPFRLTTGHPMGAAPGVLYLAWTERFDQWFAAPGSVRMTPEEGAPFFFETEYAPEPGGPVVRHPHYGRFLRLERDRLVEVTWVTGAGGTEGAETVVTVELAPEGDGTLLTLTHAGFADEESCERTADAWPLVLEQLDRQTAPAG
- a CDS encoding aminotransferase-like domain-containing protein, with protein sequence MYERSSVTELVKSLKAELDRYPVDGKLPSSRAMVEAYRVSPVTVSRALAQLAAEGLVVTRPGAGAFRARPREDTPAPGDTSWQEIALSADGATDAAPRAVDASGVLVTLAAPPPGVIEFNGGYLHASLQPEQAMAAALARAGRRPGAWGRPPVDGIPELREWFARGIGGPVTAADILVTAGGQSAISTALRALAPPGASVLVESPTYPGMLAVARAAGLRPVPVPVDPDGVRPGLLADAFRATGSRVFVCQPLFQNPTGAVLSDARRPEVLRIAREAGAFVIEDDFVRRLVHEDAGPLPRPLATDDHDGVVVHVCSLTKATSPSLRVGVLAARGPVFERLRSIQVVDSFFVPRPIQEATVELVGSPAWNRHLRSVSGQLKGRRDTLTAALRSSLPELDLPYIPSGGYHLWLRLPDGTDEAAVVSAALRAGVAIAPGRPYFSAEPPAPHLRLSFAGVAGRGEIAEGVRRLRTACDEVLG
- a CDS encoding NUDIX domain-containing protein, whose product is MQWTNISERNVYKNPWFQVNLADVALPDGTRLDHYVIRQRAVAAATVVNEANEVLLLWRHRFITDSWGWELAAGVVEDGETAEAAAAREMEEETGWRPGPLRHLLSVEPSNGLSDARHHLYWSEEGIRTGGPQDAFESSRREWVPLKLVPDMIARGEVPASNTAAGLLMLHHLRLG